In Penaeus vannamei isolate JL-2024 chromosome 14, ASM4276789v1, whole genome shotgun sequence, one DNA window encodes the following:
- the LOC138864030 gene encoding uro-adherence factor A-like, which translates to MHESSPVDRLETFSSTNQLDVHSTFPTQDVPSPKSTHEVAPASPLNDVPSPSPIPDDVPSPSPTSDVAPSSLTSDVPLPTATHDVPSMLPDEPSPSPACDMASLSPTPEAAPVSPVPDMASLSPAPEADPISPVPDMASLSPAPVSPVPDLASLSPAPEAAPISPVPDMASLSPAPVSPIPDIASLSPAPVSPVPDMASLSPAPEAAPISPVPDMASLSPAPVSPISPVPDMASLSPAPVSPISPVPDMASLSPAPVSPISPVPDMASLSPAPEAAPISPVPDMASLSPAPVSPISLVPDMASLSPAPEAAPISPVPDMASLSPAPEAAPISPVPDMASLSPAPEAAPISPVPDMASLSPAPISPVPDMASLSPAPEAAPISPVPDMASHSPAPEAAPISPVPDMASLSPAPISPVPDMASLSPAPVSPVPDMTSLSPAPVSPVPDIASLSPDPISPVPDMASLSLAPVSPVPDMASLSPAPVSSAHDMASGSATPDVAPVSPTPDMTSLSPTPDVALLSSVPVNATPFDDDITSPSPVHDTAPLPLAVNNVPSLPSLNDVPSSPVLDVPSTLPNNTVSPPSPLSQVPSPSPTHDIVSPSPNDGVPSPSLTHDMPSLSPTHDVPSPSPEHDASSSGHGSAASPIFHHDFISTDLSEQDQLKSQSQRDNQTLFAFPTKNLKGQPLSLPRADDPHNRSFSPVGDMNPSPSSSHENEFIFNSPISLHESDSIFNAPSFLHENDSDVSSPPPTPKDIELKSHSEDVHVVSLHKDDSSYTHSFHDANVLSETLPHDYGVDVNFSSSHNDDTDMQRSLHSEVMSNDNITAQNTSELAEASILDAAEEVHCVQAIELQANLQESISKFDAESVTESSIMSQRDDNEALSLSTENSDMPLEPSDNHEAETENKENSEILDFEDTIHKSRSHEDLKDGIKEALDSGDELDIISQTENSLESMIIKTDLDANSNTASIKEAVEFSSVKSEIVTDYEMHSNPETQMDVLPSVKLTKGESIEVLSENYETSPIEENKYLSDVGEHTSISLKDGITESPINEAVHSFEMESRRDDLDKAVFLHEDKETVPVALTLVEESPNNDSQSLLEAEHHNLETQISEISLKTNSKSELEQDYEKNSETATSGNEMHIPIKSVFEEELERSAQNFSVFETTPDSFMGSPMQVIPESPSETSSFATDDTTPFIQTERNVSGHSSLTDEFKMNTIIEENDSFSNFESKSAYYEDEARKASSRSRSSSTSSSSSSSSSSSSSSSSSSSSTRVTYDHIVNEQEAENADKGNVADFDTIYAQSNPGAYSEAFPLPGSNLKVTSEFEQISESAHLQDTPPRSRLSSSNSSKEAYDSFLNNQKTKVEKDIESDVESVEVLSNFDGDDDLTFPQTRIPAGELDSDASSEDMVPQETESDDGFAVSDNSPNSSQWVNADKADGRTGSPHLMTKTHGDSVSPSTNSRYIFENPSISLADSAAHNKPFFTETLSNSTVFEMEPNYETDHHSRSDRTSTNNIVEPSLSPLPDNNTSFVSGDDFFNGDSKKDSSNSSDISLHQETSAFDNSPHFHEESSPSEIRPFMAESISVKSSSDLVGSSPINIEYQTNGGKSIANNPFNNSFNSDNNPFLENNESDTNIFNFPSQPSDTLFPVNGTASETLRSSQPFNGMNSQNTDFSFQ; encoded by the coding sequence ATGCATGAGAGTAGCCCTGTAGATAGATTAGAAACATTCTCATCAACAAATCAACTGGATGTACACTCTACATTCCCCACTCAAGATGTACCCTCTCCAAAATCCACCCATGAAGTGGCTCCTGCTTCACCTTTAAATGATGTGCCTTCACCATCACCTATCCCCGATGATGtgccctctccctcaccaaccAGTGATGTGGCCCCATCCTCACTTACCAGTGATGTGCCTTTGCCAACAGCTACCCATGATGTACCCTCTATGTTGCCTGATGAGCCTTCCCCTTCACCTGCCTGTGATATGGCCTCTCTGTCACCCACCCCTGAGGCTGCCCCTGTTTCCCCTGTCCCTGATATGgcctccctctcacctgccccaGAAGCTGACCCAATTTCCCCAGTCCCTGATATGgcctccctctcacctgccccaGTTTCCCCAGTCCCTGATCTGGCCTCTCTCTCACCTGCCCCAGAAGCTGCCCCAATTTCCCCAGTCCCTGATATGgcctccctctcacctgccccaGTTTCACCTATCCCTGATATTGCCTCCCTTTCACCAGCCCCAGTTTCCCCAGTCCCTGATATGgcctccctctcacctgccccaGAAGCTGCCCCAATTTCCCCTGTCCCTGATATGgcctccctctcacctgccccaGTTTCCCCAATTTCCCCAGTCCCTGATATGgcctccctctcacctgccccaGTTTCCCCAATTTCCCCAGTCCCTGATATGgcctccctctcacctgccccaGTTTCCCCAATTTCCCCTGTCCCTGATATGgcctccctctcacctgccccaGAAGCTGCCCCAATTTCCCCAGTCCCTGATATGgcctccctctcacctgccccaGTTTCCCCAATTTCCCTAGTCCCTGATATGgcctccctctcacctgccccaGAAGCTGCCCCAATTTCCCCAGTCCCTGATATGgcctccctctcacctgccccaGAAGCTGCCCCAATTTCCCCAGTCCCTGATATGgcctccctctcacctgccccaGAAGCTGCCCCAATTTCCCCAGTCCCTGATATGgcctccctctcacctgccccaATTTCCCCAGTCCCTGATATGgcctccctctcacctgccccaGAAGCTGCCCCAATTTCCCCAGTCCCTGATATGGCCTCCCACTCACCTGCCCCAGAAGCTGCCCCAATTTCCCCTGTCCCTGATATGgcctccctctcacctgccccaATTTCACCTGTCCCTGATATGgcctccctctcacctgccccaGTTTCACCTGTCCCTGATATgacctccctctcacctgccccaGTTTCTCCTGTCCCTGATATTGCCTCCCTTTCACCAGACCCAATTTCCCCTGTCCCTGATATGGCCTCCCTCTCACTTGCCCCAGTTTCACCTGTCCCTGATATGGCTTCCCTCTCACCTGCCCCAGTTTCATCTGCCCATGACATGGCTTCTGGGTCAGCTACCCCAGATGTGGCTCCAGTTTCTCCTACTCCTGATATGACCTCTCTTTCACCAACCCCTGATGTGGCCCTCCTCTCAAGTGTCCCTGTTAATGCCACTCCATTTGATGATGATATAACCTCTCCCTCACCTGTGCATGACACGGCCCCTCTGCCTTTAGCAGTTAATAATGTGCCTTCGTTACCATCACTTAATGATGTGCCTTCATCACCTGTTCTTGATGTGCCCTCTACATTACCTAACAATACTgtgtcccctccctcacctcttagTCAAGTGCCTTCACCTTCTCCTACCCATGATATAGTCTCTCCTTCCCCAAATGATGGTGTaccctcaccttctctcacccATGACATGCCTTCACTTTCACCTACCCATGATGTGCCTTCACCCTCCCCTGAGCATGATGCCTCATCCTCTGGGCATGGCAGTGCAGCCTCCCCCATTTTCCACCATGATTTCATCTCCACAGACCTCTCAGAGCAGGACCAGCTAAAATCTCAATCTCAACGGGACAACCAAACGCTCTTTGCCTTTCCCACAAAGAATCTGAAAGGACAACCTCTGTCCCTTCCCCGGGCTGATGACCCTCATAATCGGTCCTTCTCACCTGTTGGAGACATgaatccatcaccatcatcatcacatgaaAATGAATTTATCTTTAACTCCCCCATTTCTCTGCATGAAAGTGATTCCATCTTTAATGCTCCTTCTTTTTTGCATGAGAATGATTCTGATGTAAGCTCCCCACCACCTACACCTAAGGATATTGAACTGAAATCTCATTCTGAAGATGTGCATGTGGTATCTCTCCATAAAGATGATTCCTCTTATACACACTCTTTCCATGATGCTAATGTGCTCTCTGAAACACTTCCTCATGACTATGGGGTTGATGTTAATTTCTCGTCTTCCCACAATGATGACACTGATATGCAAAGGTCTCTCCACTCAGAGGTGATGTCAAATGATAATATTACAGCCCAGAACACCTCAGAACTTGCTGAAGCTTCAATTCTTGATGCTGCAGAGGAAGTACACTGTGTACAAGCCATAGAATTACAGGCTAATTTGCAAGAATCCATTTCAAAATTTGATGCAGAGTCTGTTACTGAATCTTCAATCATGAGTCAAAGAGATGACAATGAAGCTCTTTCACTGTCCACAGAAAACTCAGATATGCCCTTGGAACCTTCAGATAACcatgaagcagagacagagaataaagaaaactCAGAAATTCTAGATTTTGAAGATACTATTCATAAGTCACGTTCGCATGAGGATTTGAAAGATGGTATAAAAGAAGCTTTAGATTCAGGGGATGAATTAGATATAATATCCCAGACTGAAAATTCATTAGAATCGATGATCATTAAGACTGACcttgatgctaatagtaatactgCTAGCATAAAAGAAGCTGTAGAATTTTCATCAGTCAAGTCAGAAATTGTTACAGATTATGAAATGCATTCTAATCCTGAGACTCAAATGGATGTTCTTCCATCAGTGAAACTTACAAAAGGAGAGAGTATTGAAGTTCTCTCTGAAAATTATGAAACTTCTCCAATTGAGGAAAACAAGTACCTTTCAGATGTTGGTGAACACACCTCTATTTCATTAAAAGACGGTATTACAGAATCTCCTATTAATGAGGCAGTGCACTCATTTGAGATGGAATCTCGGAGAGATGACTTAGATAAAGCTGTTTTTTTGCATGAAGATAAGGAAACAGTACCTGTTGCATTGACCCTTGTTGAAGAGTCTCCTAATAATGATTCCCAGAGTTTACTAGAGGCAGAGCACCATAATCTAGAAACACAAATTTCTGAAATTTCTCTGAAAACGAACAGTAAGTCTGAATTGGAACAAGACtatgaaaaaaatagtgaaacaGCAACTTCTGGGAATGAAATGCACATTCCAATCAAGTCTGTTTTTGAGGAGGAGCTCGAAAGATCTGCTCAgaatttttctgtttttgagaCCACACCAGACAGCTTTATGGGCTCTCCAATGCAGGTGATTCCAGAAAGTCCCTCAGAAACTTCATCTTTTGCAACAGATGATACCACCCCTTTTATTCAAACAGAGAGAAATGTCTCTGGACATAGCTCACTGACAGATGAATTTAAAATGAATACCATAATAGAAGAAAATGATAGCTTTTCTAACTTTGAGTCTAAATCTGCATATTATGAGGACGAAGCTCGAAAGGCTTCATCTCGCTCAAGATCTTCTTctacatcctcatcatcatcttcctcttcatcttcatcttcatcttcatcttcatcttcatcctcaactCGAGTCACATATGACCACATTGTAAATGAGCAAGAAGCAGAGAATGCTGACAAGGGAAATGTAGCGGATTTTGACACAATTTATGCTCAAAGTAATCCTGGTGCTTACAGTGAGGCATTTCCCTTGCCAGGCTCCAATCTAAAAGTCACTTCTGAGTTTGAACAAATTTCAGAATCAGCTCATTTGCAGGATACGCCTCCTCGTTCAAGATTGTCCTCTTCCAACTCATCAAAGGAAGCTTATGACAGTTTTTTGAATAATCAGAAAACAAAAGTTGAAAAGGATATTGAATCTGATGTAGAATCAGTTGAAGTCCTGagtaattttgatggtgatgatgacctcACATTCCCTCAGACAAGGATACCTGCAGGAGAGCTTGACTCTGATGCTAGCTCAGAAGACATGGTTCCACAGGAAACTGAAAGTGATGATGGCTTTGCAGTTTCTGATAACTCACCTAATAGTTCACAGTGGGTGAATGCTGATAAGGCAGATGGTAGGACAGGCTCTCCACACCTCATGACCAAGACACATGGTGATAGTGTATCCCCATCTACTAATAGTAGATACATATTTGAAAATCCATCCATCTCTTTGGCAGATTCAGCTGCTCATAATAAGCCTTTCTTTACAGAGACTCTGTCCAATTCCACTGTGTTTGAGATGGAGCCAAACTATGAGACTGACCATCACAGCAGAAGTGACAGAACTAGCACTAACAACATAGTAGagccctctctgtcccctctgcCCGATAATAATACATCTTTTGTTTCAGGTGATGATTTCTTTAATGGAGATTCCAAAAAGGATTCTTCAAACAGTTCAGATATTTCACTCCATCAGGAAACCTCTGCATTTGATAATTCACCACACTTTCATGAGGAGTCTTCACCATCTGAAATAAGACCATTTATGGCAGAGAGTATAAGTGTTAAGAGTTCCAGTGACCTTGTTGGTTCTTCCCCAATAAACATTGAGTACCAGACTAATGGAGGAAAATCCATTGCTAACAACCCTTTTAACAATAGctttaacagtgataataacccTTTCCTAGAAAATAATGAATCTGACACTAACATCTTTAACTTCCCTTCACAACCTTCTGACACCCTTTTTCCTGTCAATGGGACAGCTTCAGAAACCCTAAGAAGCTCTCAGCCCTTCAATGGCATGAACTCCCAGAACACTGATTTCTCCTTTCAGTAA